A genomic window from Salvia hispanica cultivar TCC Black 2014 chromosome 5, UniMelb_Shisp_WGS_1.0, whole genome shotgun sequence includes:
- the LOC125188658 gene encoding protein PAT1 homolog 1-like produces MERSGGRDLSDFADRTSSSISDAALFDASQYTFFGKGEVDEVELGGFEDEYGSAPGVGGEDDLNEYHLFDKDEGSGLGQLSDIDDLATTFAKLNKVVSGPRHPGVIGDRGSGSFSRESSSATEWAREADFSDWGDHHMSDSECYEENKRWSSQPHISSLYRQESTPLYRTSSYPEQQQPLQHCSSEPILVPKSSFTSFPPPGSQQASPNSAHHFSSSSLSGGPQLQISSSSNSSLANSALLLSGMPRGYHYNPNMSRLSSPNISRHNQLQNQWSTHAGVLHGDQSILLNSVMQHQYQSGLLPSHLLSPQQLRGQLSFQPSLAHFSALQSQIYSTYPSPSQLKKYGLTDKKEAKPKSGKSRHSVRFSHQGSDASSHKNETNFPQIRSKYMTPEEIESILKMQLAAATHGSDPYIDDYYHQARLAKKSAETRSRFRFCPSHQKEQSSRSRNSSELQPHLHVDAHGRVCFSSIRRPRPLLEVDPPPSACGDSNAELKSSEKPLEEEPMLAARVTIEDGLSLLLEVDDIDRLLQFTQPQDGGSQLRRKRHVLLEGLAASLQLVDPLGKSGNAVGLSPKDDIVFLRIVSMSKGRKLISKFLQLLIPGSELARIVCMAIFRHLRFLFGGLPSDEEATISINDLAKRVSLCVSGMDLNSLSACLAAVVCSSEQPPLRPVGSSAGDGASVILKSVLERGTNLLRDPQFSGNYSIPNPALWQASFDAFFGLLTKYCVSKYDSIVHSLFVQSAPNTDAIGPEAAKAVSREMPVELLRASLPHTDESQKKLLLNFAQRSMPVTGFNAPGGNSGQINPESVRG; encoded by the exons ATGGAGAGATCTGGAGGGAGGGATCTCAGCGACTTCGCCGACCGTACCAGCAGCTCAATTTCTG ATGCGGCGCTGTTTGATGCTTCGCAATACACTTTTTTTGGGAAAGGTGAGGTGGATGAAGTGGAATTGGGGGGATTTGAAGATGAATATGGCTCTGCGCCTGGAGTTGGTGGGGAAGATGATCTGAATGAGTATCATCTGTTTGACAAAGATGAG GGATCAGGATTAGGACAATTATCTGATATTGATGATCTGGCTACTACATTTGCTAAG TTAAACAAAGTTGTTTCTGGACCTAGGCATCCTGGTGTTATTGGTGATCGAGGATCTGGATCTTTCTCAAGGGAGA GCTCATCAGCTACTGAATGGGCACGGGAAGCAGATTTTTCTGATTGGGGTGACCATCACATGTCAGACTCGGAGTGCTATGAGGAAAACAAGAGGTGGTCATCACAGCCACATATCTCTTCATTATACCGCCAAGAATCTACACCATTATATAGAACATCATCATACCCTGAGCAGCAGCAACCGCTGCAACACTGTTCTAGTGAGCCCATTTTAGTCCCAAAATCATCTTTCACTTCTTTCCCTCCACCAGGATCTCAACAAGCTTCACCAAATAGTGCTCATCATTTTAGTTCGTCGTCTCTTTCTGGTGGACCCCAGTTGCAAATTTCTTCTTCGAGCAACTCCTCATTAGCTAATTCTGCTCTTCTTTTGTCTGGCATGCCACGTGGATACCATTATAACCCAAACATGTCACGTTTATCCTCACCTAATATCTCACGTCACAACCAACTTCAAAATCAATGGAGCACTCATGCTGGTGTCCTTCATGGGGATCAGTCTATTCTCTTAAACAGTGTAATGCAGCATCAGTATCAAAGTGGGTTATTACCATCACATCTGCTGTCCCCCCAGCAGCTGAGAGGACAGCTTTCATTCCAACCATCATTAGCCCATTTTTCAGCATTACAGTCTCAAATATATAGCACTTACCCATCTCCTTCACAGCTAAAAAAGTATGGATTAACAGACAAGAAAGAAGCCAAACCTAAATCTGGAAAGAGCAGACATTCAGTCAGATTTTCCCATCAAGGCTCTGATGCCAGCAGTCATAAGAATGAGACTAATTTTCCACAAATTAGATCTAAGTACATGACTCCCGAGGAGATTGAAAGCATTCTTAAGATGCAGCTTGCTGCTGCTACGCATGGCAGTGATCCATATATAGATGATTATTACCATCAAGCAAGACTTGCTAAGAAGTCTGCTGAAACAAGGTCAAGGTTTCGTTTTTGCCCATCTCACCAGAAGGAACAATCTTCCCGTTCCCGTAACAGTTCTGAACTACAGCCACATCTCCATGTTGATGCTCATGGAAGGGTTTGTTTCTCTTCAATTCGCAGGCCGCGTCCTCTTCTTGAAGTTGACCCTCCTCCCTCTGCTTGTGGGGATAGTAATGCTGAACTGAAATCATCTGAGAAGCCTTTGGAAGAGGAACCAATGCTTGCTGCGAGGGTAACTATTGAAGATGGCTTGAGTCTTCTTCTTGAGGTCGATGACATTGATCGGCTGTTACAGTTCACTCAACCCCAAGATGGTGGGAGCCAGCTTAGGCGGAAACGCCATGTTCTATTAGAAGGATTAGCTGCGTCTCTTCAGCTAGTTGATCCCCTGGGAAAAAGTGGAAATGCTGTTGGGCTCTCCCCCAAGGATGATATAGTGTTTCTACGTATAGTTTCCATGTCCAAAGGCCGGAAACTTATTTCAAAGTTTCTTCAGCTTCTCATACCTGGTAGCGAGCTTGCTCGAATAGTTTGCATGGCCATTTTCCGTCATTTAAGATTTTTGTTTGGTGGTCTGCCCTCTGATGAAGAAGCAACTATAAGCATTAACGATCTGGCCAAAAGAGTCTCTCtatgtgttagtggaatggaTCTTAATTCACTCAGTGCTTGTCTCGCAGCAGTTGTTTGTTCCTCCGAACAGCCGCCTCTTCGTCCAGTAGGCAGCTCTGCGGGAGATGGTGCATCAGTCATTTTGAAGTCTGTTTTAGAAAGAGGCACAAACTTGTTAAGAGATCCTCAGTTTAGTGGAAACTACAGCATCCCTAATCCTGCCCTTTGGCAGGCTTCCTTCGATGCCTTCTTTGGTCTCCTGACAAAATACTGTGTGAGCAAGTATGACAGTATAGTGCACTCGTTATTTGTTCAGAGTGCACCCAACACAGACGCAATTGGTCCTGAGGCTGCAAAGGCTGTAAGTAGAGAGATGCCTGTGGAACTTCTACGTGCTAGTCTGCCTCATACTGATGAGAGTCAGAAGAAATTGTTACTGAATTTCGCTCAGAGGTCAATGCCCGTTACTGGATTCAATGCTCCTGGTGGAAACAGCGGACAGATAAATCCCGAATCTGTCCGAGGCTGA
- the LOC125187246 gene encoding OVARIAN TUMOR DOMAIN-containing deubiquitinating enzyme 11-like: MSDVYRFASASASSSSSLNSSTNDTEDDHTIAEILAEEEKLSYDNRKLGKRLSHLDSIPHTPRVIGDIPDPNDATLDHERLAQRLATYSLAEMQIEGDGNCQFRALADQLYQNPEYHKFVRKQVIKQLKRHRRLYESYVPMRYKHYVKKMKRLGEWGDHVTLQAAADRFEAKICLITSFRDTGYIEILPNGRSPCRELWLSFWSEVHYNSLYQAGEVPTRKHRKKHWLF, translated from the exons ATGAGTGATGTGTATAGATTTGCAAGTGCTAGTGCGAGCTCGAGTTCGAGTTTAAATAGTAGCACGAATGATACAGAGGATGATCACACCATTGCTGAGATATTGGCTGAGGAGGAGAAATTAAGCTATGATAATCGCAAGCTTGGCAAGCGGCTCTCTCATTTGGACTCGATACCG CACACTCCTCGGGTCATTGGTGATATACCCGATCCAAACGATGCGACCTTGGACCATGAGAGGCTAGCTCAAAG GCTGGCGACATATAGCTTAGCTGAAATGCAAATCGAGGGAGACGGGAATTGTCAG TTTCGAGCCCTCGCTGATCAGTTATATCAGAATCCAGAATACCACAAGTTTGTCCGAAAGCAGGTTATCAAGCAG CTTAAAAGGCACAGAAGACTATACGAAAGTTATGTTCCGATGAGGTACAAACACTAcgtgaagaagatgaaaag GTTGGGCGAATGGGGAGATCACGTTACTCTACAAGCAGCTGCAGATCGA TTTGAAGCCAAAATATGTTTGATCACCTCCTTCCGCGACACCGGCTACATTGAGATCCTCCCGAATGGCAGAAGTCCATGTAGAG AGTTGTGGCTAAGCTTTTGGAGCGAAGTTCACTATAACTCATTGTATCAAGCAGGAG AGGTTCCGACAAGAAAACACAGGAAAAAGCATTGGCTCTTCTAA